A single genomic interval of Tursiops truncatus isolate mTurTru1 chromosome 1, mTurTru1.mat.Y, whole genome shotgun sequence harbors:
- the ZNF644 gene encoding zinc finger protein 644 isoform X5, whose protein sequence is MLIRQNQALDCKQKKSRSRSGSKKKMLTLPHGADEVYILRCRFCGLVFRGPLSVQEDWIKHLQRHIVNANLPRTGAGMVEVTSLLKKPASITETSFSLLMAEAAS, encoded by the exons CTTTAGATTGTAAGCAAAAGAAATCAAGGTCAAGATCTGGAAGCAAGAAGAAAATGCTAACATTACCTCATGGTGCTGACGAGGTTTACATTCTCCGATGCAG GTTTTGTGGCCTAGTCTTTCGTGGACCATTGTCTGTTCAGGAAGACTGGATTAAGCACTTACAACGACACATTGTAAACGCTAATCTTCCACGGACTGGAGCTGGCATGGTGGAAGTCACGTCACTACTCAAAAAGCCTGCCTCCATTACAGAAACTTCATTTTCTCTACTAATGGCAGAAGCAGCTTCGTAG